In Zingiber officinale cultivar Zhangliang chromosome 11B, Zo_v1.1, whole genome shotgun sequence, a single window of DNA contains:
- the LOC122033552 gene encoding nucleosome assembly protein 1;2-like codes for MSNDKQQNNLDVSDLRAALSAEDKAGLVDALKNKLQSLAGKHTGVMETLSPVIRKRVEVLREIQSQHDELEAKFFEERAALEAKYQKLYEPLYTKRYEIVNGIAEVEGIADESATKASEEKGVPGFWLNAMKTNEVLAEEIQERDEEALKYLKDIKWCRINEPKGFKLEFFFETNPFFKNTVLTKTYHMIDEDEPILEKAIGTEIEWFPGKCLTQKILKKKPKKGSKNAKPITKTENCESFFNFFNPPVVPEDDADIDEEAAEELQSQMEVDYDIGSAIKDKIIPHAVSWFTGEAVQDDDELELENDEDEDEEEDEDDDDDEDDEEEEDDEDEDEDEEDKGEAKSRKKRVGGEQGDRPADCKQQ; via the exons ATGAGCAACGACAAGCAACAGAACAACCTCGACGTGTCCGATCTCCGCGCAG CTTTGAGTGCGGAGGATAAAGCTGGTCTGGTCGATGCGCTGAAG AACAAGCTCCAGAGCCTGGCAGGGAAGCATACCGGGGTAATGGAAACGCTAAGCCCAGTAATTAGGAAGCGCGTCGAGGTGCTGAGGGAGATCCAG AGCCAACACGATGAACTTGAGGCTAAGTTTTTTGAGGAAAGGGCTGCACTTGAAGCTAAATACCAGAAGCTTTATGAACCACTGTACACTAAG AGGTATGAGATTGTAAATGGAATTGCTGAAGTTGAAGGCATTGCAGATGAATCTGCAACTAAGGCTAGTGAAG AAAAAGGTGTGCCTGGATTTTGGCTGAATGCTATGAAAACAAATGAAGTGCTAGCAGAGGAG ATTCAAGAGCGTGATGAGGAAGCTCTCAAATATCTAAAGGATATAAAGTGGTGCAGAATTAATGAACCCAAgggttttaaacttgaatttttctTTGAAACCAACCCTTTTTTCAAGAACACTGTTCTGACAAAAACGTACCACATGATTGATGAAGATGAACCAATCTTGGAGAAAGCAATTGG GACTGAGATTGAATGGTTTCCAGGGAAGTGCTTGACTCAGAAGATTCTGAAAAAGAAGCCAAAGAAGGGTTCAAAGAATGCCAAGCCCATAACTAAAACTGAGAATTGTGAGAGCTTCTTTAACTTTTTTAATCCACCAGTAGTACCTGAAGACGATGCAGATATTGATGAAGAAGCC GCTGAGGAATTGCAGAGTCAGATGGAAGTCGATTATGATATTGG GTCTGCGATTAAAGACAAGATAATTCCCCATGCTGTTTCATGGTTCACAGGGGAGGCTGTGCAAGATGATGATGAGCTAGAACTAGAGAAtgatgaggatgaagatgaggaggaagatgaagatgatgatgatgatgaagatgatgaagaggaagaggatgacgaagatgaggatgaagatgaggaGGATAAAGGGGAGGCCAAGTCCAGAAAAAAG AGAGTTGGTGGCGAGCAAGGTGATCGGCCTGCAGATTGCAAACAGCAGTAA
- the LOC122034544 gene encoding kinesin-like protein KIN-10C isoform X2, producing MDNQPSNSTKPSSSMSSPVRVVLRVRPFLPWEIDSNGDDRSFPCVALLDRDCGAGEEVAVQLKDQWSSRSECYKLDSFFGQSDRIGQIFDREVGAVIPGVFRGLNATVFAYGATGSGKTYTMQGVKGEPGMIPLSMSTIFSMCSKLGNFSVEIAYYEIYMDRCYDLLEPKAKEIVAMDDKDGRVQLKGLSWVPIHSMNEFREVFETGVDRRKVGPTGLNDVSSRSHAVLAIAVTNGVSKGKLNLIDLAGNEDNRRSCNDGIRLQESVKINQSLFALSNVIYALNNNETRIPYRESKLTRILQDSLGGTSLALMIACLNPVSYQEAVHTVSLAARSRKVMNYASLDCKETPKVKIDMEAKLQAWLNSKGKNKSAQRILGPFSPLSSANRSKKQESNCSSSKRKAPECKGSGVLFNSVAPISANVQQETSGTHLITRNDSITIEQTEVLPGCDNIVSIGDNDETSATQITLPKTSNSIGSSFNKENLPFTPLDTLGSPAADKEFHDPSRKALSPLPSNTTSITKLSSDDCISSIFLEPKTPKVNYLKDEFQNETPFKKFKASSSSLKESLIEEYLQFLNNASKEELMQLKGIGEKRAEYILELREEMPNPLKSLSDLENIGLSSKQVLDMFKRAATGILY from the exons ATGGACAATCAACCCTCGAACTCCACGAAGCCCTCTTCTTCCATGTCGTCGCCGGTGAGGGTGGTGCTGCGGGTGCGGCCGTTCCTCCCATGGGAGATCGATTCCAACGGCGATGATCGATCGTTCCCTTGCGTCGCCCTACTCGATCGGGATTGCGGCGCCGGCGAGGAAGTCGCTGTCCAGCTTAAAGATCAGTGGAGCAG CCGGAGCGAATGCTACAAGTTGGACTCTTTCTTCGGGCAAAGCGACCGCATCGGCCAGATCTTCGACCGTGAGGTCGGTGCGGTGATTCCTGGCGTCTTCCGAGGGCTCAACGCAACCGTCTTTGCCTACGGAGCCACCGGGAGCGGGAAGACCTACACGATG CAGGGGGTAAAGGGCGAGCCTGGAATGATCCCGCTGTCAATGTCGACCATCTTTTCCATGTGCAGCAAACTGGGCAACTTCTCTGTGGAGATTGCATACTACGAGATCTACATGGATCGGTGCTACGATTTGCTGGAGCCTAAGGCGAAGGAGATCGTCGCTATGGATGATAAGGACGGGAGGGTCCAGCTGAAAGGATTATCCTGG GTACCGATACACTCGATGAACGAGTTCCGTGAGGTGTTCGAAACTGGCGTTGACAGACGAAAAGTTGGGCCGACAGGCCTCAACGATGTCTCGAGCAGGAGCCATGCAGTTCTTGCGATTGCTGTCACGAATGGTGTTTCTAAAGGGAAGCTAAACCTCATCGACTTAGCAG GTAATGAAGACAACAGGAGAAGTTGCAATGATGGTATTCGCCTTCAAGAGAGCGTGAAGATTAATCAGTCGTTGTTTGCACTATCAAATGTCATTTATGCCCTAAACAACAACGAAACACGAATTCCATATCGAGAGAGCAAATTGACTCGAATATTACAGGACTCACTGGGAGGGACAAGTCTCGCATTGATGATAGCATGCCTT aaTCCCGTATCGTACCAAGAGGCTGTACACACAGTCAGTTTGGCTGCTCGCAGTCGAAAAGTTATGAACTATGCAAGTCTAGATTGTAAGGAGACTCCAAAGGTGAAAATTGATATGGAAGCTAAGCTTCAAGCTTGGTTGAATTCAAAAGGGAAGAACAAAAGTGCTCAGAGAATACTAGGACCTTTTTCACCATTATCATCAGCTAATCGTTCGAAAAAACAAGAATCAAACTGCTCTTCTTCAAAAAGAAAAGCTCCAGAATGCAAGGGAAG TGGAGTGCTATTTAATTCTGTGGCCCCAATTTCAGCAAACGTTCAG CAAGAAACCTCTGGGACACATTTGATCACAAGGAATGACAGCATTACCATTGAGCAAACCGAG GTTCTGCCTGGCTGTGATAATATTGTATCTATCGGTGATAATGATGAGACAAGTGCTACCCAAATTACCTTACCCAAGACCTCTAACTCGATTG GCTCATCGTTTAACAAGGAGAACTTACCTTTTACTCCTCTGGATACCCTGGGATCACCAGCTGCTGACAAGGAATTCCATGATCCCTCAAGAAAAGCCCTCTCGCCTTTGCCTTCCAATACAACTTCAATTACCAAGTTGTCATCTGATGACTGCATCTCTTCTATTTTTTTGGAGCCAAAAACACCAAAAGTTAATTATTTAAAGGATGAGTTTCAAAATGAAACTCCATTCAAAAAATTCAAAGCATCAAGTTCAAGTTTAAAG GAAAGTCTGATTGAGGAGTATTTACAATTCTTGAACAACGCCAGCAA AGAGGAGCTAATGCAATTAAAG GGTATTGGTGAAAAACGAGCAGAGTACATACTTGAACTTAGAGAAGAAATGCCCAACCCATTGAAATCA TTGTCTGATTTAGAGAACATAGGCCTGTCTTCGAAGCAG GTGCTTGACATGTTCAAAAGGGCTGCGACAGGAATTTTATATTGA
- the LOC122033416 gene encoding laccase-4-like, giving the protein MASPLLLLFSLLLMLHHAATTRAEQTNHYNFNIQMANVTRLCSTKSIPTVNGQFPGPKIVAREGDRVVVRVINHVEHNVTIHWHGVRQLRSGWADGPAYVTQCPIQTGQSYVYNFTVAGQRGTLFWHAHISWLRTTLYGPIIILPKLGVPYPFAKPYKEVPIILGEWWKADTEAIISQALQTGGGPNVSDAYTINGLPGPLYDCSAQGDTFELKVKPGKAYLLRLINAAINDDLFFSIADHAVTVVDVDGVYVKPFDTEIVLVAPGQTTNLLLRTKGYYPNARFLVEARPYSTGQGTFDNTTVAGFVEYGGVAFGETLPLRKPTLPAFNDTSFAANFSGRLRSLATAQFPANVPRSVDRRFFFTVGLGTSPCPVNGTCQGPNGTKFAAAVNNVSFATPETALLQAHYAGRSRGVYSPDFPMYPLRQFNYTGTPPNNTMVGNGTKLVVLPFNASVELVMQDTSILGTESHPLHLHGYNFFVIGQGSGNFDPAKDPANFNLLDPAERNTVSVPAAGWVAIRFLADNPGVWFMHCHIEAHMSWGLKMGWLVLDGSLPSQKLPPPPADLPKC; this is encoded by the exons ATGGCCTCCCCTCTTCTCTTGCTTTTCTCCTTGCTGCTAATGCTTCATCATGCAGCCACTACACGAGCAGAGCAAACCAACCACTACAACTTCAAT ATACAAATGGCGAATGTGACTCGGCTTTGCAGCACCAAGAGCATCCCGACCGTGAACGGGCAGTTCCCGGGGCCGAAGATCGTCGCCAGAGAAGGAGACCGAGTCGTCGTCAGGGTCATCAACCACGTCGAGCACAACGTCACCATTCACTG GCATGGAGTTCGGCAACTGCGGAGCGGATGGGCAGACGGTCCGGCCTACGTGACCCAATGCCCTATCCAGACGGGGCAGAGCTACGTATACAACTTCACGGTCGCGGGGCAGAGAGGCACTCTGTTTTGGCACGCCCACATCTCGTGGCTCAGGACCACCCTCTACGGCCCCATCATCATCCTTCCCAAGCTCGGTGTCCCCTATCCCTTCGCCAAACCCTACAAAGAAGTCCCTATCATTTTAGGGGAGTGGTGGAAGGCTGATACAGAGGCCATCATTAGCCAAGCGCTTCAGACCGGAGGAGGCCCTAACGTCTCAGATGCCTACACCATCAATGGCCTTCCTGGTCCCCTGTACGACTGCTCAGCTCAAGGTGATACGTTCGAGCTGAAGGTGAAGCCGGGGAAGGCGTATTTGCTCCGACTCATCAACGCTGCAATCAATGACGATCTGTTCTTCAGCATCGCCGACCATGCCGTCACCGTCGTCGACGTCGACGGCGTTTACGTGAAGCCCTTTGACACCGAGATCGTTCTGGTAGCGCCCGGGCAAACCACCAACCTTCTCCTCCGCACCAAGGGCTACTACCCCAACGCCAGGTTCCTCGTCGAGGCCAGGCCTTACTCCACCGGCCAAGGCACCTTCGACAACACCACCGTCGCCGGTTTCGTAGAATACGGTGGTGTCGCCTTCGGCGAGACTCTGCCGCTCCGCAAGCCAACCCTCCCGGCGTTCAACGACACGTCGTTCGCGGCAAACTTCTCCGGGAGATTGCGCAGCCTGGCGACCGCCCAATTCCCGGCCAACGTGCCGCGGTCCGTGGACCGGCGGTTCTTCTTCACGGTGGGACTGGGGACGAGTCCCTGCCCGGTCAACGGCACGTGCCAGGGGCCGAACGGCACCAAGTTCGCCGCCGCCGTCAACAACGTGTCTTTCGCGACGCCGGAGACGGCGCTGCTGCAGGCGCACTACGCCGGGCGGTCGAGGGGAGTCTACTCGCCGGACTTCCCTATGTACCCACTCCGTCAGTTCAACTACACCGGGACGCCGCCGAACAACACGATGGTGGGCAACGGTACGAAGCTGGTGGTGCTTCCGTTCAACGCCAGCGTGGAGTTGGTGATGCAGGACACCAGCATCCTGGGCACGGAGAGCCACCCGCTGCACCTCCACGGCTACAACTTCTTCGTCATCGGACAGGGCTCCGGCAACTTCGACCCGGCCAAGGACCCGGCCAATTTCAACCTACTAGATCCGGCGGAGCGAAACACCGTCAGCGTTCCGGCCGCCGGATGGGTGGCGATAAGATTCTTGGCAGACAATCCAG GTGTATGGTTCATGCACTGTCACATTGAGGCGCACATGAGTTGGGGATTAAAGATGGGGTGGCTGGTCCTCGACGGAAGCCTTCCCAGCCAGAAgctgccgccgccgccggcgGATCTACCCAAGTGTTGA
- the LOC122033551 gene encoding protein ALP1-like: MLHPQIAKSPALLHVMTAYQSTPFFPSVAFDEDDFSCYYSFFEDNIAASPPAPQTSLTPFPAMDHNSKKRPRVDDPLPTRFVAFKSSASSSPPPQADGFTEEDDSPARAMPAPSAPPHPRRLWVKDRSRDWWDRYNHPDLPEEEFRRAFRMSRATFDFLCDELGSAIAKEDTALRAAIPVRQRVAVCVWRLATGEPLRLVSRRFGLGISTCHKLVLEVCTAIRNVLMPRSLLWPAPAAAAVSSARFEALSGIPNVVGAMYTTHIPVIAPKVGVAAYFNRRHTERNQKTSYTITIQGVVDPDGVFTDVCIGWPGSMPDDQVLKKSALYQRAHGGQLSHQWVVGGASFPLLDWVLVPYAQQNLTWAQHAFNEKIGDLHRVAKQAFARLKGRWGCLQKRTEVKLTDLPVFLGACCVLHNICEMRKEKMDADLEFELVDDEMAPENGLRSVSAMQARDSIAHNLLHHGLAGTAFL; this comes from the coding sequence ATGCTACACCCCCAAATTGCCAAATCTCCAGCGCTCCTCCATGTCATGACCGCCTACCAGAGTACTCCGTTCTTCCCCTCCGTCGCCTTCGACGAAGACGATTTCTCCTGTTACTACTCCTTCTTCGAAGACAACATCGCCGCCTCTCCCCCCGCTCCTCAGACTTCCTTGACCCCCTTTCCCGCCATGGATCACAATTCCAAGAAACGTCCCAGGGTGGATGATCCTCTCCCGACACGGTTCGTCGCGTTCAAGTCCTCCGCCTCCTCCTCCCCGCCGCCCCAGGCGGACGGCTTCACGGAGGAGGATGATTCCCCTGCGCGGGCAATGCCTGCTCCGTCGGCGCCGCCCCATCCACGCCGCCTTTGGGTGAAGGACCGGAGCCGGGACTGGTGGGACCGGTACAACCACCCGGATCTCCCCGAGGAGGAGTTCCGGCGCGCTTTCCGGATGTCCCGCGCCACCTTCGACTTCCTCTGCGACGAGCTTGGCTCTGCCATTGCGAAAGAGGACACGGCGCTCCGCGCAGCCATCCCCGTCAGGCAGCGCGTTGCGGTGTGCGTGTGGCGGCTCGCCACCGGCGAGCCCCTCCGGCTTGTCTCCCGTCGCTTCGGGCTCGGAATCTCCACCTGCCACAAGCTCGTCCTCGAGGTCTGCACCGCCATCCGCAACGTACTGATGCCGCGGTCGCTCCTCTGGCCCGCCCCAGCCGCCGCCGCCGTCTCCTCCGCGCGGTTCGAGGCTCTTTCAGGAATTCCCAATGTGGTGGGTGCGATGTACACAACCCACATCCCCGTCATCGCCCCCAAGGTCGGCGTTGCGGCCTACTTCAATCGCCGCCATACGGAGCGCAACCAGAAGACGTCATACACCATCACTATCCAAGGCGTGGTCGACCCTGACGGCGTCTTCACTGACGTCTGCATCGGCTGGCCCGGCTCCATGCCCGACGACCAGGTGCTCAAGAAGTCGGCGCTGTACCAGCGTGCGCACGGTGGTCAATTGAGCCACCAATGGGTCGTCGGCGGAGCCAGCTTCCCTCTCCTCGACTGGGTGCTCGTCCCATACGCCCAACAGAACCTCACTTGGGCGCAGCACGCCTTCAATGAGAAGATTGGGGACCTGCACAGGGTGGCGAAGCAGGCCTTCGCCAGGCTAAAGGGCAGGTGGGGATGCCTGCAGAAGAGAACGGAAGTGAAGCTGACGGACTTGCCGGTGTTCCTCGGCGCTTGCTGCGTGCTCCACAACATATGCGAGATGAGGAAGGAGAAGATGGACGCGGATCTGGAGTTCGAGCTGGTGGACGACGAAATGGCGCCGGAGAACGGCCTCCGATCAGTGAGCGCCATGCAGGCTAGAGATAGCATCGCCCATAATCTATTGCACCACGGCCTCGCCGGAACGGCCTTCTTGTAA
- the LOC122034172 gene encoding glucan endo-1,3-beta-glucosidase-like, whose translation MTPHLLTIFLLLLSSASVSGRSIGVNYGTLGGNLPSPGQVASFIKNRTIIDSVKIFDANPDILRAFAGTGISVVVAIPNSEIPNLAASRAAADAWVASSIAPFVPATRITLVLIGNEVLHSLDYTLIPHLVPAMFSVAGALVSAGFQGIKVSTAHSLGILEASDPPSTGQFRPGWDRAILAPMLAFHRHSRSPFVVNSYPYFGYDANKLDYALFKRRPGSRDPGTGLAYTNMFDAMLDAVHTAMNKLGYGDVDIVVGETGWPSAADNNQYGVSPEYAAAYNHRLVRHVNSGMGTPQMPNRTIETYIFALFNEDQKPGPLAERNWGLFQPDFTPVYNSGVMRRGRRGKDAGAGSGDNNAPSAGGKKWCVAKNETTDEALRANINWTCGTGKVDCAAIQQGGACFDPNTVRSHATYVMNAYYHAAGTQDYNCDFAGTAVFTTTDPSHGSCKYE comes from the exons ATGACGCCACATCTTCTCACCATCTTCCTCCTACTTCTCTCATCCGCCTCCGTCTCCGGCCGCTCCATCGGCGTAAACTATGGCACCCTCGGAGGCAACCTCCCCTCGCCGGGCCAGGTTGCATCCTTCATCAAGAACCGCACCATCATCGACAGCGTCAAGATCTTCGACGCCAACCCGGACATCCTCCGCGCCTTCGCCGGCACCGGAATCTCCGTCGTCGTCGCCATCCCAAACAGCGAGATCCCTAACCTAGCCGCTTCCCGCGCCGCGGCCGACGCTTGGGTAGCTTCCAGCATCGCCCCCTTCGTCCCCGCCACCCGCATCACTCTCGTCCTCATCGGCAACGAGGTCCTCCACTCCCTCGACTACACTCTGATCCCTCACCTCGTCCCCGCGATGTTCTCCGTCGCGGGAGCGCTGGTCTCGGCGGGCTTCCAGGGGATCAAGGTCTCCACGGCGCACTCGCTGGGGATCCTCGAGGCCTCGGATCCGCCGTCGACAGGCCAGTTCCGTCCCGGGTGGGACCGCGCGATCCTGGCGCCCATGCTGGCGTTCCACCGCCACTCCAGGTCTCCCTTCGTGGTCAACTCGTACCCCTACTTCGGCTACGACGCCAACAAACTCGACTACGCGCTGTTCAAACGCCGGCCGGGGTCGCGCGATCCCGGCACGGGACTGGCCTACACCAACATGTTCGACGCCATGCTGGACGCGGTGCACACGGCGATGAACAAGCTCGGCTACGGCGACGTGGACATCGTGGTGGGGGAGACCGGGTGGCCCTCGGCGGCGGACAACAACCAGTACGGGGTGAGTCCGGAGTACGCCGCGGCGTACAACCACCGCCTGGTGCGGCACGTCAATTCAGGGATGGGCACGCCGCAGATGCCCAACCGGACCATCGAGACGTACATCTTCGCGCTGTTCAACGAGGACCAGAAGCCCGGGCCGCTGGCGGAGCGAAACTGGGGGCTTTTCCAGCCGGACTTCACGCCGGTGTACAACTCCGGCGTGATGAGGAGGGGAAGGAGGGGAAAGGATGCGGGCGCGGGAAGCGGTGACAATAACGCGCCTTCTGCTGGCGGGAAGAAGTGGTGCGTGGCGAAGAACGAGACGACGGACGAGGCGCTGCGGGCGAACATAAACTGGACGTGCGGGACCGGGAAGGTGGACTGCGCCGCCATACAGCAGGGCGGCGCGTGCTTCGATCCCAACACGGTAAGGTCCCACGCGACGTACGTCATGAACGCGTACTACCATGCTGCCGGGACGCAGGACTACAACTGCGACTTCGCCGGAACCGCCGTCTTTACGACAACCGATCCCA gcCATGGATCATGCAAAtatgaataa
- the LOC122034544 gene encoding kinesin-like protein KIN-10C isoform X1 translates to MDNQPSNSTKPSSSMSSPVRVVLRVRPFLPWEIDSNGDDRSFPCVALLDRDCGAGEEVAVQLKDQWSSRSECYKLDSFFGQSDRIGQIFDREVGAVIPGVFRGLNATVFAYGATGSGKTYTMQGVKGEPGMIPLSMSTIFSMCSKLGNFSVEIAYYEIYMDRCYDLLEPKAKEIVAMDDKDGRVQLKGLSWVPIHSMNEFREVFETGVDRRKVGPTGLNDVSSRSHAVLAIAVTNGVSKGKLNLIDLAGNEDNRRSCNDGIRLQESVKINQSLFALSNVIYALNNNETRIPYRESKLTRILQDSLGGTSLALMIACLNPVSYQEAVHTVSLAARSRKVMNYASLDCKETPKVKIDMEAKLQAWLNSKGKNKSAQRILGPFSPLSSANRSKKQESNCSSSKRKAPECKGSGVLFNSVAPISANVQQETSGTHLITRNDSITIEQTEVLPGCDNIVSIGDNDETSATQITLPKTSNSIGSSFNKENLPFTPLDTLGSPAADKEFHDPSRKALSPLPSNTTSITKLSSDDCISSIFLEPKTPKVNYLKDEFQNETPFKKFKASSSSLKESLIEEYLQFLNNASKEELMQLKGIGEKRAEYILELREEMPNPLKSLSDLENIGLSSKQVLDMFKRAATGILY, encoded by the exons ATGGACAATCAACCCTCGAACTCCACGAAGCCCTCTTCTTCCATGTCGTCGCCGGTGAGGGTGGTGCTGCGGGTGCGGCCGTTCCTCCCATGGGAGATCGATTCCAACGGCGATGATCGATCGTTCCCTTGCGTCGCCCTACTCGATCGGGATTGCGGCGCCGGCGAGGAAGTCGCTGTCCAGCTTAAAGATCAGTGGAGCAG CCGGAGCGAATGCTACAAGTTGGACTCTTTCTTCGGGCAAAGCGACCGCATCGGCCAGATCTTCGACCGTGAGGTCGGTGCGGTGATTCCTGGCGTCTTCCGAGGGCTCAACGCAACCGTCTTTGCCTACGGAGCCACCGGGAGCGGGAAGACCTACACGATGCAG GGGGTAAAGGGCGAGCCTGGAATGATCCCGCTGTCAATGTCGACCATCTTTTCCATGTGCAGCAAACTGGGCAACTTCTCTGTGGAGATTGCATACTACGAGATCTACATGGATCGGTGCTACGATTTGCTGGAGCCTAAGGCGAAGGAGATCGTCGCTATGGATGATAAGGACGGGAGGGTCCAGCTGAAAGGATTATCCTGG GTACCGATACACTCGATGAACGAGTTCCGTGAGGTGTTCGAAACTGGCGTTGACAGACGAAAAGTTGGGCCGACAGGCCTCAACGATGTCTCGAGCAGGAGCCATGCAGTTCTTGCGATTGCTGTCACGAATGGTGTTTCTAAAGGGAAGCTAAACCTCATCGACTTAGCAG GTAATGAAGACAACAGGAGAAGTTGCAATGATGGTATTCGCCTTCAAGAGAGCGTGAAGATTAATCAGTCGTTGTTTGCACTATCAAATGTCATTTATGCCCTAAACAACAACGAAACACGAATTCCATATCGAGAGAGCAAATTGACTCGAATATTACAGGACTCACTGGGAGGGACAAGTCTCGCATTGATGATAGCATGCCTT aaTCCCGTATCGTACCAAGAGGCTGTACACACAGTCAGTTTGGCTGCTCGCAGTCGAAAAGTTATGAACTATGCAAGTCTAGATTGTAAGGAGACTCCAAAGGTGAAAATTGATATGGAAGCTAAGCTTCAAGCTTGGTTGAATTCAAAAGGGAAGAACAAAAGTGCTCAGAGAATACTAGGACCTTTTTCACCATTATCATCAGCTAATCGTTCGAAAAAACAAGAATCAAACTGCTCTTCTTCAAAAAGAAAAGCTCCAGAATGCAAGGGAAG TGGAGTGCTATTTAATTCTGTGGCCCCAATTTCAGCAAACGTTCAG CAAGAAACCTCTGGGACACATTTGATCACAAGGAATGACAGCATTACCATTGAGCAAACCGAG GTTCTGCCTGGCTGTGATAATATTGTATCTATCGGTGATAATGATGAGACAAGTGCTACCCAAATTACCTTACCCAAGACCTCTAACTCGATTG GCTCATCGTTTAACAAGGAGAACTTACCTTTTACTCCTCTGGATACCCTGGGATCACCAGCTGCTGACAAGGAATTCCATGATCCCTCAAGAAAAGCCCTCTCGCCTTTGCCTTCCAATACAACTTCAATTACCAAGTTGTCATCTGATGACTGCATCTCTTCTATTTTTTTGGAGCCAAAAACACCAAAAGTTAATTATTTAAAGGATGAGTTTCAAAATGAAACTCCATTCAAAAAATTCAAAGCATCAAGTTCAAGTTTAAAG GAAAGTCTGATTGAGGAGTATTTACAATTCTTGAACAACGCCAGCAA AGAGGAGCTAATGCAATTAAAG GGTATTGGTGAAAAACGAGCAGAGTACATACTTGAACTTAGAGAAGAAATGCCCAACCCATTGAAATCA TTGTCTGATTTAGAGAACATAGGCCTGTCTTCGAAGCAG GTGCTTGACATGTTCAAAAGGGCTGCGACAGGAATTTTATATTGA